A window from Gopherus evgoodei ecotype Sinaloan lineage chromosome 24, rGopEvg1_v1.p, whole genome shotgun sequence encodes these proteins:
- the VPS72 gene encoding vacuolar protein sorting-associated protein 72 homolog, with translation MSLAGGRAPRRTAGNRLAGLLNAEEDEFYQTTYGGFTEESGDDEYKGDQSDSDDEVDSDFDIDEGDEPASDQDDDEPKRKRRVVTKAYKEPIKSLRPKKPDTAASSSQKMREEKSAPLELQDEVGDSRKYMRQSTTEHTRQTFLRVQERQVQSKRKKGGPNCDRPLTQEELLEEAKITEEINLRSLETYERLEADKRKHVQKKRKCVGPVIRYYSGTMPLITDLGLKEENVDVEGLDQDMQQTAEAPQAAASPAGKCSRTFITFSDDETFERFFPKAKQPKLPVKEICPVTHKPAVYRDPITDIPYSNIRAFKIIREAYKKYITAHGLPNAAASAALGAGPPAMDPNVRATRQKIIIKQTVPAT, from the exons ATGAGCCTGGCGGGGGGCAGGGCGCCGCGCCGCACGGCGGGGAACCGGCTGGCGGGGCTGCTGAACGCCGAGGAGGATGAGTTCTACCAGACCACCTACGGGGGCTTCAcggag GAGTCGGGAGATGACGAGTACAAAGGCGACCAGTCGGACAGCGACGATGAAGTGGACTCAGACTTTGACATAGATGAGGGCGACGAGCCAGCCAGTGACCAGGACGATGACGAGCCCAAGAGGAAACGCAGGGTGGTCACCAAGGCTTACAAG GAGCCCATCAAAAGCCTGAGACCCAAGAAGCCCGATACAGCTGCTAGCAGCTCCCAGAAGATGCGAGAGGAGAAATCTGCACCCCTGGAACTCCAGGATGAAGTGGGAGACA GCCGCAAGTACATGCGCCAGTCGACTACGGAGCACACGCGCCAGACCTTCCTGCGTGTCCAGGAGCGTCAGGTGCAGTCGAAGCGCAAGAAGGGGGGGCCGAACTGTGACAGGCCCCTGAcgcaggaggagctgctggaggaggccAAGATCACAGAGGAGATTAACCTGCGGTCTCTGG AGACCTACGAGCGGCTGGAAGCTGACAAGAGGAAGCATGTGCAGAAGAAGCGGAAGTGTGTGGGGCCGGTGATCCGCTACTACTCAGGGACCATGCCGCTGATCACTGACCTCGGGTTGAAGGAGGAGAACGTGGATGTGGAAGG gttgGATCAAGACATGCAGCAAACAGCAGAGGCTCCCCAGGCTGCTGCCTCCCCGGCTGGCAAATGTTCTCGCACCTTTATCACCTTCAGCGATGACGAGACCTTTGAGCGCTTCTTCCCTAAAGCCAAGCAGCCCAAGCTGCCTGTGAAGGAGATCTGCCCCGTCACCCACAAGCCGGCCGTCTACAGGGACCCCATCACCGACATCCCCTACTCCAACATCCGGGCTTTCAAAATCATCCGTGAGGCCTACAAGAAATACATCACTGCCCATGGGCTGCCCAACGCGGCAGCTTCTGCGGCCCTGGGGGCGGGGCCGCCCGCAATGGACCCAAATGTCCGGGCAACCAGGCAGAAAATCATCAtcaaacaaaccgtcccggccacATAA